The sequence AGTGGAGTTCGGCGGTACTCATAGTCTCCCCAGCGCTTGCTCGATGAAGGCCTGTGACTCCCTCGGCGTGAGAGCCTGCGCCCGGATCATGCCATAGCGCAGTTCAAGGATCCGGAGATCCTTCGGGCTTGAGACCGGACGGCCGTTGAACGCCCCGTCGGAACGACCGATCGCCGTGCCGTCGGCGAACTTCAACACCTCGATCAGGCCCTGCGTTCCGGCGTGCTCCTCACGATCGGTCGGCATGACCTGAAGGGTGACGTTTCGCAACTTCGATACTTCCAGGAGGTGTTCGAGTTGTCGGCGCAGCACCATCTTCCCACCGTAGGGACGTTCGAGCGTCACTTGTTCCTGGACGAAACTGAGCGTGGGGGCGGGCTCCCGCTCCAGGACAGCCTTCCGAGCCACACGAGCCGCAGCCTCCCGCTCCACGACATCCTCGGCGAGCGCCGGCTGCCTCATCTCAAACATCGTTCGCACGTACTCCTGCGTCTGCAACAGACCATGGACGTTGTGGTTGCTGTACAGCAGCATCTCCACCGACCTCCCCTCCAGCTCGGCCAGTTGCCGCACCTTCTTCGGATACCGCGCCTTCCTCATGTCCTCCATGAACGCCCTCAAGTGCCCCTGTGCCTTGAGGATCTGGTCCGCCCTGTCCAGGGCCTCCGGCCGGGGAATGCGCGCCCCGCGCTCGATCTTGCGGATCATGTCCTCGCCGTACCCGAGGGCGGCCGCCAGCTCGGGCACGCTCACTCCGGCCGCCTCCCGGCAGACCTTGAGCAGGCGCCCCACCGCCTGCACCACAGGCTCGATCTCGTCGCCCGGCTCGACGTCCCAGCCGGCCTCGTCCACACCGTCGTTCATGGCTCCTCCTCCGACGCGCACCCCGTACCCGTACAACGCCTGGGACAGCCGAGACAGCCGAGACAAAGCAGGGACAGTCACCGTCCGTAAGGGCATTGGCACTCACCCATGGGAGCAAGTCCGGCCACGCTGAGTGACGTGATTCCAGAAACCGCCATCCCCAACTTCACGGTCCTGCTGTCCCCCACCCCTCGCGGCGCTCGCCTCGCCCGGCTGCTCGCCACTCAGCAACTCCGCCACTGGGGGCTTCCGTTCGAATCAGCGGAGCACGTCGTGGCCGAGCTGGCGGCCAACGCGGCCACCCATGGCAAGGTCTCGGGGCGGGACTTCCGGCTCACGCTGTACGTCGTCGGCGGCACCCTTCGTATCGAGGTGACCGACACGCGGGGTGACCGGCTGCCGTGCGCCCAACCCGCCGCCCCCGACGCCGAATCCGGTCGCGGACTGCTCCTCGTGGCCGCACTCGCCGACCGCTGGGGAGTCACCGAAGGCCCCACCCCGCGCAAGACCGTCTGGGCCGAGGTCGCCGTTCCGGCACCGGCACCCGGCCGCCCCTGCTCCGGTGCGACGGGCGGTCTTTCCCAAGGAAAAACAAGGGTGAAAGAACCCGGCCAAGCCCCACCCCTCCCGCCCACGGCGCAAACTCACTCACGAGGGTGAACATCGCCAACTCGACTGGATTTGGGGCCTATTGCCTGCCTTACGCTCGGCGCGACACAGCCGCAGACATGCGACGGCCCTCGCCGGGACGGGCAATCCCGTTGCGAGGGCCTGACCACCGAGGAAGGTAAGGACTTCCCGATGGATACCCAGCACCCTAGCGCGCCCTCGCACGCCCAGTCCGGTTTTACGGGCAACAAACACCCGAACCGGGGCCCCCGTTCCAGTGTCGGCGGGCTCATTCACGAGCACACCCGTCACACCACACGCTTCACGGTGATCGGCAACCACCTGGCCCAGCACCCGGAGCTGTCGGGGCTCGCCATCGGACTGGGGGTGCACATCCAGTCGCTGCCACCGGGCGCACAGGTCGACATCAAGACCCTTGCCGCCCGCTTCCCCGAGGGCGCGACCCGCATCGCCGCAGCCCTGCGCGAGCTGGAGACCCACGGCTACCTGCGCCGCGAACGCACCCGCGTGCCCGGCGGCCGGATCGTCACCCGCACGATCTCCTGCAACCAGCCGGGCGGCCCGCGGGACACTCATGAGCCCAGGCCCGCGCCCCGCAAGCGCAAGGAGCAGCAACGCCGCAAGGCGCTGCCGCCGGTCCCACGCCCGGGGTGTCCCTCCCCCTCGCTCCTCCGCACAGCCATGGACCTGCTCGCGGGCCTGCGCCGCCAGGATCCACGCCTGCTCCTCTCCGAGTGCGACACCGCGCACCTGGCCCCCGGCGTCGCCGCCTGGCTGGAACGCGACGTCAGCCCCACCGCCGTGCGCCACGCCCTGACCACTGGCCTGCCGGACGAACCCCTGTGCCGCCCGGCCGCCCTCCTGGCCCACCGCCTCGCCACCCAGCTGCCACCCCCGCCCCCGTTCCGCGCACCAACCACCCCGCCACCCGTACGACACCCCCTCCAGACCTGCGACAACTGCGACCGCGCCTTCCGCGCACCCCACCCCGGCCGCTGCCGCGACTGCCGAACCGATCTCCCGGAGGCCGCCTAGCATGAATGCGACGATCCTTGCCCCTGGGCACAGACGACGAGGAGCGAGCGCCATGACCATCGCACCGGACAGCGCGCGGCAGGGCCCCTCCCATGCCTACCGAGCCATGCGGGACTTCGTTCAGTCCGTGGAGGACACGCTTCCCGGCAAGTTCGAGATCACCAAGGAAGGACTCGTCCACGACATGATGTCGCCCGTGAAGCAGCACGAGCTGACCGCGCTGCACCTCCGGAAGCGTCTGGAGAAGGTCATGCCGGAGGAGATCGTGGCCCACACGGGCGAGCCCGACGTGGAGGACGAGCCCGAAACCATCTTGCGGCACCCCGACGTGATGGTGATCGCCTGGGCAGATATGGAGGGTGACGGGTCCTTCGATCCCCGTACACTCATCGCCGCCATCGAGATCGTCTCCCGCTCCAACCCTGACAACGACTGGGTGGGCAAGGTCCGCGACTACCCCCTGATGGGCATCCCCGTCTACGCGGTCTTCGATCCCCGCACCGGCACCGGCGCCGTCTTCACGGACATCCACCCCACGCCGGACGGCCCCCGCTACGCCACCCGCAAGGACTTCGTCTACGGCGAGGACGTCACGATCGCCGACTGGACCATCTCGACGGAGGGGCTGCCCCTCTACGGCTGACCGCTCCCCACCCTCCGGCTCTCCCCCGGCCCCAGGTACAACTCCGGCATCCCGCCCGTGTCGATCACCAACCGCTGCACCACCACCGTCGGATCCACCATCCACAACGTCAGCCGATGGACCCCGGCCGACCCCACAAAGTGCCTGGTCGCCGAACGGTTCACATTGTCCGACGTGTTGCGGGCCCACACCGCGTTCAGCGCCCCGTCGTCCGCGCCCGCCGTGATGTCGACCGTGCGGATCGGGCCGTCGTCCAGTGACACCCCGTAGCTCAGGCCCGTGACCCCCGGCAGGGCCGGGTTACGAGGGGAGACGTACGTCCACACCGTCACCTCGCCCGGATCCGTCACCAGGCTCACCTCGTACTCCAAGCGGGGTGACGAGCCTCCCGGCGCGACGCTCGGTGACGTCACCGGCCACGGCGTCATCCCCGCGCCCGTCCGGCCGATGCCGTCGAGCCGGCGCCACTGTCCGACGGCCCGGTCGTAGTGCTCCGCGTCGACGGCCACATAGCCGCCGGCCTCCACGAAGCCTCGCAAAGGCCCGGTCGGGCGGTCCGCCACGCAGCGCACGGTCACCGACGTCCCTGCCCCGCGCACCGTCAGCGTCCCCTCGGCCCGGCCGGACGGGGCCCGGGACCAGTCCACCCGCACCTCCACCCGCACCTGCTGCGCCACCCGGCCGCGCGGGCGGTCCACCACCAGCCACGGGACCGACGACCGCACCTCGTACGCGAACGGCGTACGACCCCTGTTGAAGATCTCCACGTACTGCTGCGGACGCGTCTGGTACGGGCTGAACGCCGGCAGAGCGGCCTCCCCCGACGCACCCCCCGGCCACCACATTCCCGCGTCCTCCGCCCCGTCGACCGACACCCCCAGTTCCGCGCCCGAGGGCACCTCGATCCGCCGAACCGCCGGGAACAGCACATCCGGCAGCGCCACGTTGTCCTTCTCCGGCTCCTGCCACCCCGCGTCGGGGCCGTAGCGGTCCACGTCCCCGTAGTCGATATGCGGCTGGGTCTGGAAGCCCCGCCACTTGCCGCCCGCCACCCGCGAGTTGAAGCGGTCGGCCAGCGCGAAGTCCCTCGCCAGGGCCGCCTGCGCCTGTGCCGCACGGTCGTTCGCCGCTGCTCTGCCCTGCGCCGCGTACAGCAGGTTCGTGAACTCCGCCGACCGCAGCGCGTACAGGTTCGCGGTCGCCGTCATCTCGTAGCCCGCCAACTCGAACCAGGCGTCCTTAAGTTCGTCCGGCAGCCGACGGGCGACGCGCTCGGCCCGCTCGCCCAGCGCCCGCCACTCGTCCGTCACCCGTTCCAGCTCCCGGTGCGCGAAGTAGTACGGGGTCTGCTGGTCGTCGTACACCACCTGGCCGTCGGACAGGGTGATCCGGCGGTTCAGCAGCTCCGGCTTGCGGCGGGCCTGGAGGCGGCCGTACTCCGCGAGCAGCGAACCGATCTCGCGCGCCGGCGCCTCCCCGAAGTTCTGCCGGGCATAGCGCTCCTCCCACCCGCCGAGGCGTTCGAACGGCAGGCCGTCGGGATTCCAGGCGTACGAGAGGAAGAACTCCGCCGGCAGCTCGTTGCCCTTCAGATCGCCCACGTTCGCCACCCACAGGCCGTGGTTGCCGTAGGCGTGGGCCTGGTGGAGCTGGTCCCAGACGTTGCGCAGGTTGGCCGTGTCGACCCACTTGTAGTTGCGGCCCGCGCCGACGTAGTCGAAGTGGTAGTACAAGCCGAATCCGCCGCCTCGCGCGCCGTCCGGGTGCTTGCGGATGTTGCCCCAGTTGTCGTCCGTGAGGACCACCGTGACGTCGTCCGGTGCGCGCAGGCCACGGTCCCAGTACCGCTGCACCTCTTTGTAGAGGGTCCACACCTGGGGGGTTTCGGCGGCCGGCTTTCCCGTCACCTCCTCGATGATCTGCCGCTGGTCGGTGATGATCTCCCGCATCAGCTCGATGCCGTCGCCGTCGGGCAGGCTCGTGTCGCCGTTGCCGCGCATGCCGAGCGTCACGACGCCTTCGAAGCCCTGGTCCACCATGCGCTGGATGCCGGCCCGCCAGTACGCCCTGATCGCCGGGGCGTTGCGGCGGTACGACCATTCGCCGGTGCCCCCGTAGGGGTCGTGCCCGGGGCTCGCGTGGCGGTTCCACTCCTCGATGCCCCGCATCATCGGCGCCTCGTGAGACGTGCCCATGACAACGCCGCACTCCGCGGCCCGGCGGTGGTTCTCCGGGTCGTCCTCCGCGAAGGCCCGGCCCCAGACGGCGGGCCAGAGGTAATTGCCTTTCAGGCGGAGCAGGACCTCGAACACCTTCGCGTAGAAAGCCGAGTTGAAACCTCCGGGATGTCCCGGTGCCTTCCCTGGGCCGAAGTACGCCGGCGCCCACGTGCCGAGCGCGGGATTCTCGTCGTTGATGAAGAATCCCCGGTACTTCACCGCCGGGGTGCCCTGCGTATGGCGGCCGGCCCGCACCCACACCCCGGCGCGCCGCACCGGCGGCACATCGTCCCACCAGTGCCAGGGGGAGACCCCGATGCCGTACGAGACGTCGTACGCGCCGAAGATCGTGCCCCGCGGATCGCTGCCCGCGATGACGAACGCCCGCTCCACACCGGGCATCGGACGCTCCACGACCGTCTGCAGCGACGTCTCCCACTTCCCGCGTACGCCGGTGACGTCCAGCTTCCCGGATCGCACCAGGCCGTCGATCAGCGGGCTGCGGCCGATCGTGCCCAGCAGCACCGGCCATCGGCCCGGCGTCGCGCCGGGGCGGACGCCCGTCACCCGCTCCAGGTCGTCCCGCAGATCCCCTGCCACCCGTACGACTCCGGGGTGATCCTCGGGGCTGACCACCACGGGGGCACCGACCAGGGAGAACGCCCCGCCCGTGAAGGAGATGTACGCCCCCGGGTCCGTCACGGCCGGCCCTTCGCCCGCCGCGGCCCGGGCGGCCCCCGAAGCCAGCACCGGCGCGGCGGCCAGCCCCGCCCCCAGCACAGTCCTGCGCGCCACGGACATGCGTCCCCCTCCGCTCCCTATTTGCTCACTGCCATGACAAATAGTGGAGGCAAGGCCCGGCCGGCGGAACCTGTCGTGGCCGCCGAATAGTTTCGACAACGCGGAAGAGGCCCGTACGACCGAAGTCGTACGGGCCTCTCCTTAGGTCAAAGACCTTGGGTCAGGTGACCCTCAAGCAAGCGGAACTTACTTGGTGATCTTGGTGACCTGGCCGGCGCCCACGGTGCGACCACCCTCACGGATGGCGAACTTCAGGCCCTCCTCCATGGCGACCGGCTGGATCAGCGCGACCGACATCTCGGTGTTGTCGCCCGGCATGACCATCTCGGTGCCCTCGGGGAGGGTCACAACGCCCGTCACGTCCGTCGTACGGAAGTAGAACTGCGGACGGTAGTTGTTGAAGAACGGCGTGTGGCGGCCACCCTCGTCCTTGGACAGGATGTAGGCCTGCGCCTCGAACTCGGTGTGCGGGGTGACCGAGCCCGGCTTGATGATGACCTGGCCGCGCTCGACGTCCTCGCGCTTGATGCCACGGAGCAGCAGACCGACGTTCTCACCGGCCTGGCCCTCGTCGAGCAGCTTGCGGAACATCTCGATGCCGGTGACCGTGGTGGAGGTCTTCTCGGTCTTGATGCCGATGATGTCGACGGTCTCGTTGACCTTCAGGACACCACGCTCGATACGGCCGGTGACGACCGTACCGCGACCGGTGATCGTGAAGACGTCCTCGATCGGCATGAGGAACGGCTTGTCGACGTCGCGCTCCGGCTGCGGGATGGACTCGTCGACGGCGTTCATCAGGTTGAGGACGGAGTCCACCCACTCCTTCTCGCCCTCGAGGGCCTTGAGAGCGGAGACCTTGACGACCGGAACGTCGTCGCCCGGGAACTCGTACTCGGAGAGGAGCTCACGGACCTCGAGCTCGACGAGCTCCAGGATCTCCTCGTCGTCCACCATGTCGGCCTTGT comes from Streptomyces sp. FXJ1.172 and encodes:
- a CDS encoding glycosyl hydrolase 115 family protein; the encoded protein is MSVARRTVLGAGLAAAPVLASGAARAAAGEGPAVTDPGAYISFTGGAFSLVGAPVVVSPEDHPGVVRVAGDLRDDLERVTGVRPGATPGRWPVLLGTIGRSPLIDGLVRSGKLDVTGVRGKWETSLQTVVERPMPGVERAFVIAGSDPRGTIFGAYDVSYGIGVSPWHWWDDVPPVRRAGVWVRAGRHTQGTPAVKYRGFFINDENPALGTWAPAYFGPGKAPGHPGGFNSAFYAKVFEVLLRLKGNYLWPAVWGRAFAEDDPENHRRAAECGVVMGTSHEAPMMRGIEEWNRHASPGHDPYGGTGEWSYRRNAPAIRAYWRAGIQRMVDQGFEGVVTLGMRGNGDTSLPDGDGIELMREIITDQRQIIEEVTGKPAAETPQVWTLYKEVQRYWDRGLRAPDDVTVVLTDDNWGNIRKHPDGARGGGFGLYYHFDYVGAGRNYKWVDTANLRNVWDQLHQAHAYGNHGLWVANVGDLKGNELPAEFFLSYAWNPDGLPFERLGGWEERYARQNFGEAPAREIGSLLAEYGRLQARRKPELLNRRITLSDGQVVYDDQQTPYYFAHRELERVTDEWRALGERAERVARRLPDELKDAWFELAGYEMTATANLYALRSAEFTNLLYAAQGRAAANDRAAQAQAALARDFALADRFNSRVAGGKWRGFQTQPHIDYGDVDRYGPDAGWQEPEKDNVALPDVLFPAVRRIEVPSGAELGVSVDGAEDAGMWWPGGASGEAALPAFSPYQTRPQQYVEIFNRGRTPFAYEVRSSVPWLVVDRPRGRVAQQVRVEVRVDWSRAPSGRAEGTLTVRGAGTSVTVRCVADRPTGPLRGFVEAGGYVAVDAEHYDRAVGQWRRLDGIGRTGAGMTPWPVTSPSVAPGGSSPRLEYEVSLVTDPGEVTVWTYVSPRNPALPGVTGLSYGVSLDDGPIRTVDITAGADDGALNAVWARNTSDNVNRSATRHFVGSAGVHRLTLWMVDPTVVVQRLVIDTGGMPELYLGPGESRRVGSGQP
- the tuf gene encoding elongation factor Tu — its product is MAKAKFERTKPHVNIGTIGHIDHGKTTLTAAITKVLHDAYPDLNEATPFDNIDKAPEERQRGITISIAHVEYQTEARHYAHVDCPGHADYIKNMITGAAQMDGAILVVAATDGPMPQTKEHVLLARQVGVPYIVVALNKADMVDDEEILELVELEVRELLSEYEFPGDDVPVVKVSALKALEGEKEWVDSVLNLMNAVDESIPQPERDVDKPFLMPIEDVFTITGRGTVVTGRIERGVLKVNETVDIIGIKTEKTSTTVTGIEMFRKLLDEGQAGENVGLLLRGIKREDVERGQVIIKPGSVTPHTEFEAQAYILSKDEGGRHTPFFNNYRPQFYFRTTDVTGVVTLPEGTEMVMPGDNTEMSVALIQPVAMEEGLKFAIREGGRTVGAGQVTKITK
- a CDS encoding helix-turn-helix domain-containing protein yields the protein MNDGVDEAGWDVEPGDEIEPVVQAVGRLLKVCREAAGVSVPELAAALGYGEDMIRKIERGARIPRPEALDRADQILKAQGHLRAFMEDMRKARYPKKVRQLAELEGRSVEMLLYSNHNVHGLLQTQEYVRTMFEMRQPALAEDVVEREAAARVARKAVLEREPAPTLSFVQEQVTLERPYGGKMVLRRQLEHLLEVSKLRNVTLQVMPTDREEHAGTQGLIEVLKFADGTAIGRSDGAFNGRPVSSPKDLRILELRYGMIRAQALTPRESQAFIEQALGRL
- a CDS encoding ATP-binding protein; this translates as MGASPATLSDVIPETAIPNFTVLLSPTPRGARLARLLATQQLRHWGLPFESAEHVVAELAANAATHGKVSGRDFRLTLYVVGGTLRIEVTDTRGDRLPCAQPAAPDAESGRGLLLVAALADRWGVTEGPTPRKTVWAEVAVPAPAPGRPCSGATGGLSQGKTRVKEPGQAPPLPPTAQTHSRG
- a CDS encoding Uma2 family endonuclease, with protein sequence MTIAPDSARQGPSHAYRAMRDFVQSVEDTLPGKFEITKEGLVHDMMSPVKQHELTALHLRKRLEKVMPEEIVAHTGEPDVEDEPETILRHPDVMVIAWADMEGDGSFDPRTLIAAIEIVSRSNPDNDWVGKVRDYPLMGIPVYAVFDPRTGTGAVFTDIHPTPDGPRYATRKDFVYGEDVTIADWTISTEGLPLYG
- a CDS encoding DNA-binding protein, producing MDTQHPSAPSHAQSGFTGNKHPNRGPRSSVGGLIHEHTRHTTRFTVIGNHLAQHPELSGLAIGLGVHIQSLPPGAQVDIKTLAARFPEGATRIAAALRELETHGYLRRERTRVPGGRIVTRTISCNQPGGPRDTHEPRPAPRKRKEQQRRKALPPVPRPGCPSPSLLRTAMDLLAGLRRQDPRLLLSECDTAHLAPGVAAWLERDVSPTAVRHALTTGLPDEPLCRPAALLAHRLATQLPPPPPFRAPTTPPPVRHPLQTCDNCDRAFRAPHPGRCRDCRTDLPEAA